One genomic window of Hippopotamus amphibius kiboko isolate mHipAmp2 chromosome 10, mHipAmp2.hap2, whole genome shotgun sequence includes the following:
- the USF3 gene encoding basic helix-loop-helix domain-containing protein USF3 isoform X1 translates to MPEMTENETPTKKQHRKKNRETHNAVERHRKKKINAGINRIGELIPCSPALKQSKNMILDQAFKYITELKRQNDELLLNGGNNEQAEEIKKLRKQLEEIQKENGRYIELLKANDICLYDDPTIHWKGNLKNSKVSVVIPSDQVQKNIIVYSNGSQPGGNSQGTAVQGITFNVGHNLQKQTANVVPVQRTCNLVTPVSISGVYPSENKPWHQTTVSALPANQPVPLCLPATISAQNILELSTSESESRVRGATSGSLIAVPAGPEPPQHCSLHTCLNDQNSSENKNGQESPKLLKKTVPCATSISSSCSATATKGHHGSKSCLSVQDCRSDFQTTFVVSVTTTVCSQPPRSAGDSCPASISKGADLTSVTAVVAPSAPGGGKTTTPVSTLSANPVDSGWTLSCSLPSSAVSASDLKNINSLTRISSAGNTQTTWTTLQLAGNTIQPLSQTPSSAVTPVLNESCTSPTTTNHSRRVATGINLNNSFPADGQPVEQVVVTLPSCPSLPMQPLITQPHVKSQPPKSILPLNSAMQVIQMAQPVGSAVNAAPANQNVIILQPPSTTPCPTVMRAEVPNQTVGQQIVIIQAASQNRLPLLPAPPPGSVRLPANGTSAIIGSNNSVQNVPTPQTFGGKHLVHILPRPSSLSASNSTQTFSVTMSNQQQPQTISLNGQLFALQPVMSSSGSTSQTPMQIIQPTTSEDPNTNVALNTFGALASLNQSISQMAGQSCVQLSVSQPANPQTAANSQTTPANCVSLTTTVAPPMAAENSATRPSTHNLLTTPSVNTVACLPNVKSKRLNKKPSVKKHLATNKATCTLNPVRDVGKLDCPSTEGTTESSCHDGLLDSLPGVLPSVTMSQANSVSVPGSHSLDVLNSESVTPESVPKSKSAEESSSSSQASVTSEPFTVAPAKSKDSLPILQREISQDKPATSLALPDAAEPCTSANVLISSANDPHMLVSQVSGLSSTTSTASTDCVSEVEVIAEPCRVEQDSADTVQTAGLLKGQGLTALLSGLAKEKDPQKSSLSVQVDHPDFASENSKIVDSSVDLHPKQELLLMSSDDRDPGQHHSCIPDQEVINGSLLSSRQADSPMSTSSGSSRSFSVASMLPETTREDVTSNATTSTCDSCTFVEQTDIVALAARAIFDQENLEKGRAGTQADIREVPSKPSEASSLEGDQPFKTQIPKENGPVQAEATPNEFNSQDSIEATVDRPLEKPSCSIGMKASNASLQVSTSQPPSITSLSVNNLIHQSSTSHPLVSCTGLSQTSEQTAVPATVNLTVSSSSYGSQPPGASLMTDYSQEQLSTMAGTIPNPQVQEPLLKPSHESRKDSAKRAVQDDLLLSSAKRQKHCQPAPLRLEGLSLMSRTPDGISDQTQMMVGQVPPNSSNSVVPVSNPAHGDGLTRLFPPSNNFVAPALRQTEVQCSSQPPVAEQQQTQASQHLQALQQHVPAQGVPHLHSNHLYLKQQQQQAGQLRERHHLYQLQHHIPHAETSVHSQPHNVHQQRSLQQEVQMQKKRNLVQGTPASQLSLQPKHHGTDQSRPKSGQPHPHHPQMQQQMQQHFGSSQPEKSCENPSTSRSHHNHPQNHLSQDIMHQQEVGSRQQGSGVSSEHVSGHNPMQRLLTSRGIEQQMVSQPSIVTRPSDMTCTPHRPERNRVSSYSAEALIGKTSSNSEQRMGISIQGSRVSDQLEMRSYLDVPRNKSLAIHNMQGRVDHTVASDIRLSDCQTFKPSGAGQQPQSNFEVQSSRNNEIGNPVSSLRSMQSQAFRISQNPGPPPIDRQKRLPYPPVQGIPTGNAIPPRDSENTCHQSFMQSLLAPHLGDQVIGSQRSLSEHQRNTQCGPSSAIEYNCPPAHESVHIRRESEGQNRESCDMSLGAINTRNSTLNIPFSSSSSSGDIQGRNTSPNVSVQKSNPMRITDSHGTKGHMNPPVTTNIHGVARPALPHPPVSHGNADQGPPVRQTNSSVPQRSRHPLQDSSGSKIRQPERNRSGNQRHSNVFDPSLPHLPLSTTGSMILGRQQPTTEKRGSIVRFMPDSPQVPNDNSAPDQHTLSQNFGFPFIPEGGMNPPINANTSFIPQVTQPSATRTPALIPVDPQNTLPSFYPPYSPAHPTLSNDISIPYFSNQMFSNPSTEKVNGGSLNNRFGSILSPPRPVGFAQPSFPLLPDMPPMHMTNSHLSNFNMTSLFPEIATALPDGSAMSPLLTIANSSASDSSKQSSNRPAHNISHILGHDCSSAV, encoded by the coding sequence ctgaagaaattaaaaagctCCGTAAACAACTGGaagaaattcaaaaagaaaatggccGATATATTGAATTACTAAAAGCAAATGACATATGTTTATATGACGACCCCACAATCCACTggaaaggaaatcttaaaaacTCAAAGGTCTCTGTTGTTATTCCCAGTGACCAGGTTCAAAAAAATATCATTGTTTATTCCAATGGAAGTCAGCCTGGTGGAAACAGCCAGGGCACAGCTGTTCAGGGGATTACCTTTAATGTGGGTCATAATTTACAAAAGCAAACTGCCAACGTGGTGCCAGTACAGAGGACTTGCAATCTTGTGACTCCCGTGTCTATTTCTGGAGTTTACCCTTCTGAAAACAAGCCATGGCATCAGACCACGGTTTCTGCATTGCCTGCCAACCAGCCTGTTCCTCTTTGTCTTCCTGCTACCATTTCTGCTCAAAATATTCTCGAGCTTTCCACCTCCGAAAGCGAGTCGCGTGTGCGTGGTGCCACCAGTGGCTCACTGATCGCCGTTCCTGCTGGGCCGGAACCACCCCAGCATTGCTCATTGCACACGTGTCTAAATGACCAAAATTCTTCTGAAAATAAGAATGGGCAAGAAAGCCCCAAATTACTGAAGAAAACGGTCCCTTGTGCCACGAGCATCTCCTCCAGCTGCTCAGCAACTGCCACTAAAGGACACCATGGAAGCAAGTCCTGCCTGAGTGTACAGGATTGCAGAAGTGATTTTCAAACCACCTTTGTTGTTTCCGTTACCACCACAGTCTGCTCCCAGCCTCCCAGATCTGCAGGTGATTCTTGTCCAGCGAGCATTAGCAAGGGTGCAGACCTGACAAGTGTTACCGCAGTGGTAGCCCCATCTGCCCCTGGAGGAGGGAAGACCACCACTCCTGTAAGCACCCTTTCTGCAAACCCTGTGGACAGTGGTTGGACTCTTTCTTGTTCTTTGCCTTCTTCAGCTGTTAGTGCTTCAGATTTGAAAAACATTAATAGCCTTACCCGAATTTCCTCAGCTGGAAACACGCAGACAACGTGGACTACTTTGCAACTGGCAGGAAACACTATTCAGCCCTTAAGCCAGACACCATCTTCTGCTGTGACTCCGGTATTAAATGAGTCTTGTACTAGCCCCACCACAACCAACCACAGTAGACGTGTGGCCACAGGCATCAACTTGAATAATTCCTTTCCAGCAGATGGGCAGCCAGTTGAGCAAGTAGTGGTAACCTTGCCTTCTTGTCCATCTTTACCTATGCAGCCACTGATCACCCAGCCACACGTTAAATCTCAGCCTCCAAAAAGTATCCTTCCATTGAATTCAGCAATGCAAGTGATTCAGATGGCTCAGCCCGTTGGGTCGGCTGTTAATGCAGCTCCTGCTAATCAAAACGTTATCATTCTCCAGCCACCCAGCACCACGCCATGCCCAACGGTGATGAGGGCAGAGGTTCCCAACCAGACAGTAGGTCAACAGATAGTAATCATACAGGCAGCGAGTCAGAACCGCTTGCCACTCCTGCCCGCTCCACCTCCCGGTTCTGTGCGACTCCCTGCCAATGGAACCAGTGCCATCATCGGGTCTAACAACTCAGTGCAAAATGTTCCCACCCCACAGACTTTTGGAGGAAAGCACCTTGTCCACATACTACCAAGACCTTCATCTTTATCAGCATCTAATTCAACACAAACTTTTTCTGTTACCATGTCAAACCAACAGCAGCCTCAAACCATTTCTTTAAATGGACAGCTCTTTGCTTTGCAGCCTGTGATGTCTTCATCAGGAAGTACGAGTCAAACCCCTATGCAAATTATTCAACCCACCACCAGCGAAGATCCAAATACCAATGTTGCCCTGAATACATTTGGCGCTTTGGCCAGCCTCAATCAAAGCATATCGCAGATGGCTGGGCAAAGCTGTGTGCAGTTGTCTGTTAGCCAGCCTGCCAATCCTCAAACTGCTGCAAATAGTCAGACTACCCCAGCTAACTGTGTTTCATTAACGACAACTGTAGCACCTCCCATGGCAGCAGAGAATTCAGCCACACGGCCCAGTACTCATAATCTATTGACTACTCCCTCCGTGAACACTGTAGCTTGTTTGCCTAACGTGAAGTCCAAAAGGTTGAATAAGAAGCCAAGTGTCAAGAAACACTTAGCCACTAATAAGGCAACCTGCACCCTGAATCCAGTCAGAGATGTGGGTAAGTTAGACTGCCCCAGCACCGAAGGCACCACAGAGTCATCATGTCACGATGGACTTCTGGACAGCCTCCCTGGTGTGTTACCATCTGTCACTATGTCCCAGGCAAATAGTGTAAGTGTCCCTGGTTCACATTCTTTGGATGTTCTGAATTCTGAATCAGTGACGCCTGAGTCGGTACCCAAATCTAAGTCAGCAGAAGAGTCTAGCTCATCCTCCCAAGCATCTGTAACAAGTGAACCTTTTACAGTGGCCCCAGCAAAATCCAAAGATTCTCTCCCCATTTTGCAACGAGAGATATCTCAGGATAAGCCAGCAACTAGTTTGGCATTGCCAGATGCTGCCGAACCCTGCACTTCAGCCAACGTGTTGATTTCGTCTGCGAATGATCCCCACATGTTGGTTTCTCAGGTTTCTGGTTTGTCATCTACCACGAGCACTGCAAGTACTGACTGTGTTTCGGAGGTAGAAGTTATTGCTGAACCTTGCAGGGTTGAGCAAGATTCAGCAGACACAGTGCAAACTGCAGGTCTCTTAAAGGGGCAAGGTTTAACTGCATTGCTCTCTGGTCTTGCTAAAGAAAAAGACCCTCAGAAATCATCTCTTTCAGTCCAGGTGGACCATCCTGACTTTGCttcagaaaattctaaaatagtTGATTCAAGTGTTGATTTACATCCCAAACAGGAGCTACTACTGATGAGCAGTGACGATAGAGACCCAGGACAGCATCATTCCTGCATCCCTGATCAGGAGGTTATTAATGGTTCTTTGCTCAGCAGTAGGCAGGCTGACTCTCCCATGTCGACCAGCTCCGGCAGTAGTCGTAGTTTCTCAGTTGCATCCATGCTTCCTGAAACAACTAGAGAGGATGTCACCAGCAATGCAACGACTAGTACGTGTGACAGCTGTACCTTTGTAGAGCAAACTGATATAGTTGCCCTTGCAGCAAGGGCTATTTTTGACCAGGAGAACCTTGAGAAGGGAAGAGCTGGCACCCAGGCTGATATAAGGGAAGTTCCTTCGAAGCCTTCTGAAGCATCCTCTTTAGAGGGAGACCAGCCTTTCAAAACACAGATACCTAAAGAGAATGGCCCAGTACAGGCAGAAGCAACACCAAATGAATTTAATTCTCAGGATTCAATTGAAGCAACTGTGGATAGGCCCCTCGAGAAACCAAGTTGTTCTATAGGAATGAAAGCATCAAATGCCTCTTTACAGGTTTCAACTTCTCAGCCACCAAGCATCACCAGTTTAAGTGTGAATAATCTTATCCATCAGAGCAGCACCAGCCATCCTCTGGTCAGCTGCACTGGTTTATCCCAAACTTCAGAGCAAACAGCTGTTCCTGCAACGGTTAATCTGACGGTGTCATCTAGCTCCTATGGCAGTCAGCCTCCTGGAGCATCCCTGATGACCGACTACTCCCAAGAACAGCTAAGTACTATGGCTGGGACCATACCAAATCCACAGGTTCAAGAGCCACTCTTAAAGCCAAGTCACGAAAGCCGTAAAGACTCCGCTAAGCGTGCTGTCCAAGATGACCTTTTACTGTCTTCAGCTAAACGTCAAAAGCATTGTCAGCCAGCGCCCCTCCGGCTTGAAGGTCTGTCCCTGATGAGCCGAACTCCAGACGGCATTTCCGATCAAACTCAGATGATGGTGGGTCAGGTCCCTCCCAACTCTTCAAACTCAGTTGTGCCTGTTAGCAACCCAGCACATGGAGACGGCCTTACACGATTATTTCCACCTAGTAACAACTTTGTGGCCCCTGCGCTGAGGCAAACGGAGGTTCAGTGCAGTTCACAGCCTCCCGTTGCGGAGCAGCAGCAAACCCAGGCCAGCCAACATCTGCAGGCCCTGCAGCAGCATGTTCCAGCTCAAGGGGTGCCTCACCTGCATAGTAACCACCTCTActtgaagcagcagcagcagcaagcagGGCAGTTACGAGAGAGGCATCACTTATATCAACTGCAGCATCACATCCCTCACGCGGAGACCTCTGTCCACTCTCAGCCCCACAACGTCCACCAACAGAGAAGCCTGCAACAGGAAGtccagatgcagaaaaagaggaATCTCGTTCAGGGCACACCGGCCTCTCAGCTTTCTTTGCAACCCAAGCACCACGGAACTGACCAGTCCCGACCCAAGAGCGGTCAGCCACACCCCCACCACCCGCAGATGCAGCAACAGATGCAGCAACACTTTGGAAGCTCCCAGCCGGAGAAGAGTTGTGAAAACCCTTCCACAAGCCGGAGCCACCATAACCATCCCCAGAACCATCTCAGTCAAGATATTATGCACCAGCAGGAGGTGGGAAGCCGGCAGCAAGGTTCGGGGGTTTCTTCTGAACACGTATCTGGGCATAATCCAATGCAGAGGCTTTTGACATCGAGAGGCATAGAGCAGCAGATGGTGTCCCAGCCGAGTATTGTGACGAGACCTTCGGACATGACCTGTACTCCACACAGGCCGGAGAGAAATAGAGTTTCAAGTTACTCTGCAGAGGCACTCATTGGAAAGACATCTTCTAATTCGGAGCAGAGAATGGGTATATCGATTCAGGGTTCCAGAGTTTCAGATCAGCTTGAAATGAGAAGCTACCTTGATGTTCCCAGAAATAAGAGTTTGGCCATTCATAATATGCAGGGTCGTGTTGACCATACCGTTGCCTCAGATATCCGCCTTTCTGACTGTCAGACATTTAAGCCAAGCGGAGCTGGTCAGCAGCCCCAGAGTAATTTTGAAGTACAATCttcaagaaataatgaaataggtAACCCTGTATCATCCTTGAGGAGTATGCAGTCCCAGGCTTTTCGAATCAGTCAAAACCCTGGTCCACCACCAATCGACCGCCAGAAGAGATTACCTTATCCACCAGTTCAGGGCATCCCAACAGGAAATGCTATCCCACCAAGGGACAGTGAAAACACATGTCACCAAAGTTTTATGCAGAGTTTACTTGCCCCTCACCTGGGTGATCAGGTCATTGGGAGCCAGAGATCACTCTCAGAACATCAGAGGAATACACAGTGTGGTCCCTCCTCTGCAATCGAATATAATTGTCCCCCAGCTCATGAAAGTGTCCACATTAGGAGGGAGAGCGAGGGTCAGAATAGGGAGAGTTGTGACATGTCCCTGGGCGCAATTAACACCAGGAACAGCACCTTGAATATTCCTTTTTCGAGTTCATCTTCCTCAGGAGATATTCAAGGTCGAAACACAAGTCCCAATGTTTCTGTACAGAAGTCCAATCCCATGAGGATTACTGACAGTCATGGGACCAAGGGCCACATGAACCCTCCAGTCACAACCAACATACACGGGGTTGCAAGGCCAGCTTTGCCGCATCCACCTGTGTCTCACGGAAATGCTGACCAAGGGCCTCCTGTACGTCAAACTAATTCTTCAGTTCCCCAGCGATCAAGGCATCCCTTGCAAGACAGCAGCGGTTCCAAAATTCGTCAACCTGAAAGAAATCGCTCTGGAAACCAAAGACATAGCAATGTCTTTGATCCAAGTCTTCCCCACCTTCCTCTGTCTACTACTGGCAGTATGATTCTCGGACGCCAACAGCCCACTacagaaaagagaggaagtaTTGTGCGTTTCATGCCGGATAGCCCACAAGTACCTAATGATAATTCAGCGCCTGACCAGCATACATTATCACAaaattttggttttccttttattcccGAGGGTGGCATGAATCCACCAATAAATGCTAATACTTCTTTCATTCCACAGGTTACTCAGCCTAGTGCCACTCGAACTCCAGCCCTCATCCCTGTAGATCCCCAAAATACTCTCCCCTCCTTCTATCCCCCATACTCTCCTGCTCATCCTACACTGTCCAATGATATTTCAATCCCATATTTTTCTAATCAAATGTTCTCAAATCCTAGCACAGAGAAGGTGAACGGTGGAAGTTTGAATAACCGATTTGGATCAATTTTATCTCCTCCCAGACCTGTTGGTTTTGCTCAGCCAAGTTTTCCTCTTCTCCCTGATATGCCCCCAATGCACATGACCAACTCTCACTTATCCAATTTTAATATGACATCTTTGTTTCCAGAAATAGCTACCGCTCTTCCTGACGGCTCAGCAATGTCACCTTTGCTTACAATAGCCAACTCCTCTGCCTCAGACTCTTCCAAGCAGTCCTCAAACAGACCTGCCCACAACATAAGCCATATTTTAGGTCATGATTGCAGTTCAGCTGTTTAA